In Blastocatellia bacterium, the sequence TGGTAAGACGGGTGCTGACGGACTTTCTCCAGCATCCATTTCTTGTAGGCGTCATACTCCCTGGGGACTTCGTACCATACGCTCGACGGAATGCGCTGATCTTCGTATTCGAGAAAGTGTCTCTCGATGATATTGCGCAGGTTAAGGATGGTGGCGGAAGATTCGGCAGTCGGCGCACCCGGACGCGGGATGTGAAGATACAGGCTGTAGATCTTGTATAGGGCTTGGTGGGCGGCGAAGAGGGCGTCCGGCCTGTTCTCTTTGAAGGCCGATTCACAAAGCTCGATGACCTCCGAGATGAGCGCACTCCTCTTGCGCTCCTCCTCAAATAGTCTATCAATCACTTCACCGTCAAGCAGGATGAGCTCTTCGAGGGTGGACACGAAACTCTTCGTGGTAGCCTGCGTTGACATCGCCATGAGTCTTTCTCCTTACCATCCAGAACGTAGGTATGCGGAGAGGTGAGGACCGCTTTCGCGTTGTTGCATCGGCGCGCCACGGAGCCTGGCCATTTCGGCTTCTTACTTTTGCTCCAGCGCCTGCTCCTCAAACTCCTGTCCGTACCATCGGTCTTCCCATTTCGAGCAGGCGACGACAATGATGTCCCGGTAGCCCGTGCCGCCGTCCAGAGCTTCGATGTCGGTCACATAGTGGAACATTCGCCGGTCGTCGAAAGCGACCAGTTGCCCTTCTTCAAGCACGGTCTTGTAAAAGGGTTCGCCGCCGGCGACGGGTATCAGGCTCATCTCCGCGCCGGAGATGTTGTGCCGCCTGAAGACTCCGATTAAGACGTAATCATGCCCGTCCTGATGAACGCCTTCCGGTACGATGTGACCATGGATGCCGGGCCCCGTCAACACGCGGTACTGATGCACATTCAACTGCCACTCGCTCGTCGTGTCTAAGGGTATCTCCTTCGCGCCCTGATCAATGAACTGTGTTGGGTCGATCTGGAGCGGTTGATAATGGCGTCTGATGCCGCCCGCAAATTTGTTGTACTTTGAATATGCGACGTAGGGTCGGTGCGGAAGCAGGTCGAGTCGCCAACTCTCGCCTTCAAAATAAAAGCGGTACTGCGAGAACCGCCGGTACTTATGGTTGCCACCACTATGGTCATCGAAATGCAGGTCGCCGAAACTGGCCAGGAACGCGTCGTCAACCGGCGGCATATTGATAATCGAAAACCCATCTTCGTTTAGTGCCATGACTTACTTCCCATCAATAGGAGTAGGCGCTCCCGCCTGCCGACAATTCATGGAAGAGGTGTAAATACTGCGAGACTTGAGTGCCGGCGTCTAGCAAGGCCCACCGTTTCAGTTCGTGTCCGCCCGGGACTCCGATTGCGAACCCCAATGATTTTGATTGGCCGAGCCCTTGAAAACGATTAGGCAAATAAGCCCTGGCAGACGATGCTAGGTTCTATGTGCGCTCCGCTGCCGCCTCCGAATCCTCCAGCGGAAAACACTGTGTAGCGAGCTCAATCACCCTACGGAATCTCGCCGCGTAACATTTCGTCCGGTCGAGGAAGCGGCTTGTATTAAGAGGTTGAAACGTCGCAAGGTTATTACTTTAGGTGTGTGCTGTCAACTAATTTCTTTCGGTTGCGGTGCAAATTACAAAAGGGTGCAAGCCCCTGCGACGTCGTACTCCATCTTATGCAGCCAGTTCTACCAGATTATTCAAGTATTTGCTTGCGCGTACCCCAACCCGGCCGTCTGATCGAGCCTCAGGAATCCGCCATTTCACTGATGAGCCTCAGCGCGAGCAATCTGCCATTTCGAGAAAATCTTCGCCGAACTTCGGCACGAGCACTTGCTGCAACTCGTCGTCGCACGCGGTCGTCTGATGTCACCTCCCTGAGGGCGTCCGCAAATGCCTCGGGGTTGTTCGGAGGTAGGAGCCAGCCAGTGCTTCGGTGGCGGATGACTTCCGACACGCCACCTGCATCGCTGACGATCACCGGGACTCCCGCGGCCATCGCCTCAAGCATCGCGTTAGGGATTCCGTCCCGATCTCCGTCGGGCATCCTCCGAGCGCCGAGAACGAAGACGTCGGCTTGGGTAAGCTCTCTCTGAACGACGTCGGGTGGAACCGGGCCGACGAACTCCACGTCCTCAAGATTGAGCTCACAGGCCAGCGCCATGAGCCGCGGGAGTTCTGGTCCACCCCCTACAATCCGATAGCGATAGCGACAGCGCGACTCGGATCGCAGCAGCGCCAGAGCCCTCAAGATCACGTCGATGCCTTTCTTCGGCACAAGACGGCACACAGAGAGGATGCGGAGGGGGACGCCGTTAACTAGCTCCCGATTCTTAACCGTAAGATCACACTCGACATCGTGCGGGAAATGGACGACGCGCTCCGCCAGCAAGAGTGGCAATTGCTCCATCAGCGACGTCCGTGCGTGCTCCGAGCACGTAGAGATAAACCGCGCCCGGGAGCACACCTTTGTGAGGTGAACCTGTGGAACAAAGATGTCGCGTGCGTGAGCCGAAATGCTGAGTGGAATATTCAAGCGCTGACTCAGAAGGCTGGCGGCGGCGGCAGGCATGCCTAGAAAGTGTGCATGCAGCCAGTCGGGCTTCCATCTCTCAAGCGCCGGACGAATCGCAGCCGCAGCCCAGGCGGCACGGCCTGCCGCCGCCGCGCCCCTTAACCCCTTTGGAAAGAGGGTGAGTGCACGCGGCAGTTCTCGCAACGATTCTACGCCGAGACGGACTTGATGCCGGCCACCGCGCCGCGCGGGCGCGTCCGGATGGAAGACGGTAAAGGGCGACTCGGGCAGGAGTGACCTGTCAGAACGGCGCGCCGGGCTGAACGTCAAGACCACCAGCGTGAAACCAAGTGAAGCGAGGCAGGTAAGCTCGCGTCGGATGAAGGATTCCGACAGGCACGGATACTTGTCCACCATGACGGCTACCCTTCCCGCGTCACCTCCCGGCAAATCTATTTTCATTCCTATCCTCGGCCGTTTTAGACACTACTCGTGTGGAATCGCTAGGACGTGGAATGCTCGGCATAGGAAAGCGCTTCGGAAAAGCTATCCACCGCGTTGGCCCAATTGAAGTGTTTCGACTGGGCGATCCCACGCCCCACCAGACTATCGCGGAGCGCGCGGTCGGTACTCACCGCGCGCAAAGATGCCGCCAGCGCCGAGACATCCCCATGCGGCACATGGAGCGCGGCCCCGCCGCAAACCTCACGCAACGCCGGGGCGTCCGAGGCGATGACCGGGCACCCGCAACTCATAGCTTCGACCGTAGGTAGCCCGAAGCCCTCGGTGGATGACGGAAACACTAAGGCGATTGCGGCAGAATAGAGGGCACTCAGATCGGATGGAGTCATGTAGCCCAGGTACCGCCAGCGACCATTGCTTCCACGGCCTTCTTCGGGGAGCAGGTTCTGCGATGCGCGGACCTGTGGGCCGACGACCAGGAGCAGAAGGCCCGCTTCCGCACATGCCCGAATCGCGACTTCGAGATTTTTCTTCGGCTCAATGCAACCACAAAACAGCGCGAATGGCTCATTCACCTCGAACCGCTGACGAACCGTTGAAATCGCAATGTCCCTGGGCACGGGCGCTATTTCCAAATCCACCCCCCAGGGCACGACAAACACTTTGCCGCGGGAAATGCCGAAATAGTCAATGACGGAGCGCCGGACGAACTCGCTGGGTACACATACGGCCCGGGCTCGCCGAATCCCGCGGCCGACGAGCAGGCGGAAATGG encodes:
- a CDS encoding 2OG-Fe dioxygenase family protein → MALNEDGFSIINMPPVDDAFLASFGDLHFDDHSGGNHKYRRFSQYRFYFEGESWRLDLLPHRPYVAYSKYNKFAGGIRRHYQPLQIDPTQFIDQGAKEIPLDTTSEWQLNVHQYRVLTGPGIHGHIVPEGVHQDGHDYVLIGVFRRHNISGAEMSLIPVAGGEPFYKTVLEEGQLVAFDDRRMFHYVTDIEALDGGTGYRDIIVVACSKWEDRWYGQEFEEQALEQK
- a CDS encoding glycosyltransferase family 4 protein — translated: MKIDLPGGDAGRVAVMVDKYPCLSESFIRRELTCLASLGFTLVVLTFSPARRSDRSLLPESPFTVFHPDAPARRGGRHQVRLGVESLRELPRALTLFPKGLRGAAAAGRAAWAAAAIRPALERWKPDWLHAHFLGMPAAAASLLSQRLNIPLSISAHARDIFVPQVHLTKVCSRARFISTCSEHARTSLMEQLPLLLAERVVHFPHDVECDLTVKNRELVNGVPLRILSVCRLVPKKGIDVILRALALLRSESRCRYRYRIVGGGPELPRLMALACELNLEDVEFVGPVPPDVVQRELTQADVFVLGARRMPDGDRDGIPNAMLEAMAAGVPVIVSDAGGVSEVIRHRSTGWLLPPNNPEAFADALREVTSDDRVRRRVAASARAEVRRRFSRNGRLLALRLISEMADS
- a CDS encoding glycosyltransferase family 1 protein, whose protein sequence is MHIGVDGSFWGGQERGVAVATRRLWTSYLERRPLQRVTVFAHGVHTSEMPNASLVPVRPLTPISRFAWQQVVLPALGRKQGVELLHCPCYTAPVALSCKFIVTVHDLIAWTHPRLAGWRNALHFRLLVGRGIRRARAVCVPSEFVRRSVIDYFGISRGKVFVVPWGVDLEIAPVPRDIAISTVRQRFEVNEPFALFCGCIEPKKNLEVAIRACAEAGLLLLVVGPQVRASQNLLPEEGRGSNGRWRYLGYMTPSDLSALYSAAIALVFPSSTEGFGLPTVEAMSCGCPVIASDAPALREVCGGAALHVPHGDVSALAASLRAVSTDRALRDSLVGRGIAQSKHFNWANAVDSFSEALSYAEHSTS